One Tamandua tetradactyla isolate mTamTet1 chromosome 19, mTamTet1.pri, whole genome shotgun sequence genomic region harbors:
- the TACC3 gene encoding transforming acidic coiled-coil-containing protein 3 isoform X2 yields the protein MSLQILNDENVTCDKATEICDFLFSPPELTGKSSVLRLSQKENVPPKSIARAMKVTFQTPLRDPQTHRILSPSMTSKLEAPFTLDETVGLANSHRDWTQRDDQQLTRDTDARPDYGGQQQAMASAVSPTEATEPAGSGGPQAPGSTPLSDGAATWVLEGPKNLTTSPGCVPGSPERAVEESICSHSLDKSITCTSENLEGCARTVSLEGAERSSDCPVSSTVTALPSGGQQRETIPADPSSETPAFPEDTCTHQEGEQRPPASAADNTETPSSAAQQEEGSGPTAASPQSEPVRLEIDFSDHPGGRKAPVPQRLGKKPRHKPPARRPESRQEKSSRKAGEEGAPQGSYNLDWDKLDDPNFSRFGGGPQCVGGEAQPPPAAKQRSAEPADAGDTAPTQQEVPVAADYTPMFQVVEEALCAAGKEESVGLPGSELPASPAKLLPQPTEQGPASDLAMETFRDPMEVLGTSAEVDYLEQFGTSSFQESALRKQSLYLKFDPLLKDSPLRVAPVAAATASIPDAGQPSTAEPPPARLVELDFLGALDAPMSALPSGPAACLLPPPSGPIVDVLRYSQEDLDAAVRATQLENQELKGRCEELEEKNQEMGKIMDEFEGIAHQLMEDAQKQKEHVKAEIQTVLKEKDQLAADLNSMEKSFSDLFKRFEKQKEVIEGYRKNEASLKKCVEDYILRVEKEEQRYQALKTHAEEKLRLANEELAQVCSKAQAEALALQASLRREQMRGQSLERTVEQKTKENEELTRICDDLILKMGRI from the exons ATGAGTCTGCAGATCTTAAATGATGAAAACGTCACTTGTGACAAAGCCACCGAAATTTGTGACTTCCTCTTTTCACCCCCGGAACTAACCGGAAAGTCGTCTGTCCTTCGTCTgtcacagaaagaaaatgtgcCACCCAAGAGCATAGCCAGAGCTATGAAG GTAACTTTTCAAACGCCTCTGCGGGATCCACAGACACACAGGATTTTAAGTCCTAGTATGACCAGTAAACTAGAAGCTCCTTTTACTCTGGACGAGACTGTTGGATTGGCAAACTCTCACCGTGACTGGACACAAAGAGATGA CCAACAGCTGACCCGGGACACGGATGCCAGACCTGATTACGGGGGCCAGCAGCAAGCCATGGCCAGCGCAGTCTCTCCCACGGAGGCCACAGAGCCAGCTGGAAGTGGCGGCCCCCAGGCCCCCGGCAGCACACCTCTCAGTGATGGGGCAGCTACGTGGGTCCTGGAGGGACCTAAAAACCTAACGACATCTCCAGGATGCGTGCCTGGCAGCCCCGAGAGAGCCGTGGAGGAAAGCATTTGTTCTCATTCTTTAGATAAAAGTATTACATGCACTTCTGAAAACCTGGAAGGCTGTGCCAGGACAGTGTCCCTGGAAGGTGCAGAGAGGAGCTCGGACTGCCCGGTCTCCTCAACCGTGACTGCTTTGCCTTCTGGGGGGCAGCAAAGGGAGACGATCCCTGCAGACCCGTCCAGTGAGACCCCAGCCTTTCCCGAGGACACGTGCACCCACCAGGAGGGTGAGCAGAGGCCACCAGCCAGCGCGGCGGACAACACCGAGACCCCCAGCTCCGCTGCTCAGCAGGAAGAGGGCTCTGGGCCCACGGCTGCCTCCCCACAGAGCGAGCCAGTCAGGTTGGAGATAGACTTCTCTGACCACCCTGGAGGCAGAAAGGCGCCTGTGCCGCAAAGGCTGGGGAAGAAGCCCAGGCACAAACCGCCTGCCCGGAGGCCGGAGTCGAGGCAGGAGAAGTCCTCCAGGAAGGCAGGCGAGGAAGGCGCACCCCAGGGCTCTTACAACCTGGACTGGGACAAGCTTGACGACCCCAACTTCAGTCGCTTCGGAGGGGGCCCCCAGTGTGTGGGTGGGGAGGCCCAGCCCCCTCCCGCGGCCAAGCAGCGGAGTGCTGAGCCCGCAGACGCGGGGGACACAGCCCCAACTCA GCAGGAGGTTCCAGTCGCGGCTGACTACACGCCCATGTTCCAGGTGGTAGAGGAGGCCCTGTGTGCTGCAGGCAAG GAGGAATCGGTGGGCCTCCCGGGCAGTGAGCTGCCAGCCTCACCCGCCAAGCTGCTGCCCCAGCCTACTGAGCAGGGGCCAGCCTCAGACCTGGCCATGGAGACATTCAGGGACCCCATGGAAG TTCTAGGCACGAGCGCCGAGGTGGACTACCTGGAGCAGTTTGGGACCTCCTCG TTCCAGGagtctgccctgaggaagcaGTCCTTGTACCTGAAGTTCGACCCCCTCCTGAAGGACAGCCCGCTGCGTGTGGCTCCTGTGGCAGCCGCCACAGCCAG CATCCCTGACGCCGGCCAGCCTTCCACAGCAGAGCCACCCCCTGCCAGGCTGGTGGAGCTGGACTTCTTGGGAGCCCTGGACGCCCCCATGAGTGCCCTCCCTTCGGGCCCTGCCGCCTGCCTCCTGCCCCCGCCCAGCGGGCCCATCGTGGACGTGCTGCGGTACAGCCAGGAGGACCTGGACGCCGCG GTGAGAGCCACGCAGCTGGAGAACCAGGAGCTGAAGGGCAGGTGTGAGGAGCTCGAGGAGAAGAACCAGGAGATGGG GAAGATCATGGACGAGTTCGAAGGCATCGCACACCAGCTCATGG AGGATGCCCAGAAACAGAAGGAGCACGTCAAGGCCGAGATCCAGACGGTCCTGAAGGAGAAGGACCAGCTGGCTGCAGACTTGAATTCCATGGAGAAGTCCTTCTCCGACCTCTTCAAGCGGTTTGAGAAGCAGAAGGAGGTGATCGAGGGCTACCGCAAG AACGAAGCATCACTGAAGAAGTGCGTGGAGGACTACATCCTGCGCGTGGAGAAGGAGGAGCAGCGCTACCAGGCTCTGAAGACGCACGCGGAGGAGAAGCTCCGGCT GGCCAACGAGGAGCTGGCACAGGTCTGCAGCAAGGCCCAGGCCGAGGCGCTGGCCCTCCAGGCGAGCCTGCGGAGGGAGCAGATGCGCGGCCAGTCACTGGAGAGGACCGTGGAGCAGAAG aCGAAAGAAAACGAGGAGCTCACCAGGATCTGTGATGACCTGATTTTGAAGATGGGGAGGATCTGA
- the TACC3 gene encoding transforming acidic coiled-coil-containing protein 3 isoform X1 codes for MSLQILNDENVTCDKATEICDFLFSPPELTGKSSVLRLSQKENVPPKSIARAMKVTFQTPLRDPQTHRILSPSMTSKLEAPFTLDETVGLANSHRDWTQRDDQQLTRDTDARPDYGGQQQAMASAVSPTEATEPAGSGGPQAPGSTPLSDGAATWVLEGPKNLTTSPGCVPGSPERAVEESICSHSLDKSITCTSENLEGCARTVSLEGAERSSDCPVSSTVTALPSGGQQRETIPADPSSETPAFPEDTCTHQEGEQRPPASAADNTETPSSAAQQEEGSGPTAASPQSEPVRLEIDFSDHPGGRKAPVPQRLGKKPRHKPPARRPESRQEKSSRKAGEEGAPQGSYNLDWDKLDDPNFSRFGGGPQCVGGEAQPPPAAKQRSAEPADAGDTAPTQQEVPVAADYTPMFQVVEEALCAAGKEESVGLPGSELPASPAKLLPQPTEQGPASDLAMETFRDPMEVLGTSAEVDYLEQFGTSSFQESALRKQSLYLKFDPLLKDSPLRVAPVAAATASIPDAGQPSTAEPPPARLVELDFLGALDAPMSALPSGPAACLLPPPSGPIVDVLRYSQEDLDAAVRATQLENQELKGRCEELEEKNQEMGFLLCRKIMDEFEGIAHQLMEDAQKQKEHVKAEIQTVLKEKDQLAADLNSMEKSFSDLFKRFEKQKEVIEGYRKNEASLKKCVEDYILRVEKEEQRYQALKTHAEEKLRLANEELAQVCSKAQAEALALQASLRREQMRGQSLERTVEQKTKENEELTRICDDLILKMGRI; via the exons ATGAGTCTGCAGATCTTAAATGATGAAAACGTCACTTGTGACAAAGCCACCGAAATTTGTGACTTCCTCTTTTCACCCCCGGAACTAACCGGAAAGTCGTCTGTCCTTCGTCTgtcacagaaagaaaatgtgcCACCCAAGAGCATAGCCAGAGCTATGAAG GTAACTTTTCAAACGCCTCTGCGGGATCCACAGACACACAGGATTTTAAGTCCTAGTATGACCAGTAAACTAGAAGCTCCTTTTACTCTGGACGAGACTGTTGGATTGGCAAACTCTCACCGTGACTGGACACAAAGAGATGA CCAACAGCTGACCCGGGACACGGATGCCAGACCTGATTACGGGGGCCAGCAGCAAGCCATGGCCAGCGCAGTCTCTCCCACGGAGGCCACAGAGCCAGCTGGAAGTGGCGGCCCCCAGGCCCCCGGCAGCACACCTCTCAGTGATGGGGCAGCTACGTGGGTCCTGGAGGGACCTAAAAACCTAACGACATCTCCAGGATGCGTGCCTGGCAGCCCCGAGAGAGCCGTGGAGGAAAGCATTTGTTCTCATTCTTTAGATAAAAGTATTACATGCACTTCTGAAAACCTGGAAGGCTGTGCCAGGACAGTGTCCCTGGAAGGTGCAGAGAGGAGCTCGGACTGCCCGGTCTCCTCAACCGTGACTGCTTTGCCTTCTGGGGGGCAGCAAAGGGAGACGATCCCTGCAGACCCGTCCAGTGAGACCCCAGCCTTTCCCGAGGACACGTGCACCCACCAGGAGGGTGAGCAGAGGCCACCAGCCAGCGCGGCGGACAACACCGAGACCCCCAGCTCCGCTGCTCAGCAGGAAGAGGGCTCTGGGCCCACGGCTGCCTCCCCACAGAGCGAGCCAGTCAGGTTGGAGATAGACTTCTCTGACCACCCTGGAGGCAGAAAGGCGCCTGTGCCGCAAAGGCTGGGGAAGAAGCCCAGGCACAAACCGCCTGCCCGGAGGCCGGAGTCGAGGCAGGAGAAGTCCTCCAGGAAGGCAGGCGAGGAAGGCGCACCCCAGGGCTCTTACAACCTGGACTGGGACAAGCTTGACGACCCCAACTTCAGTCGCTTCGGAGGGGGCCCCCAGTGTGTGGGTGGGGAGGCCCAGCCCCCTCCCGCGGCCAAGCAGCGGAGTGCTGAGCCCGCAGACGCGGGGGACACAGCCCCAACTCA GCAGGAGGTTCCAGTCGCGGCTGACTACACGCCCATGTTCCAGGTGGTAGAGGAGGCCCTGTGTGCTGCAGGCAAG GAGGAATCGGTGGGCCTCCCGGGCAGTGAGCTGCCAGCCTCACCCGCCAAGCTGCTGCCCCAGCCTACTGAGCAGGGGCCAGCCTCAGACCTGGCCATGGAGACATTCAGGGACCCCATGGAAG TTCTAGGCACGAGCGCCGAGGTGGACTACCTGGAGCAGTTTGGGACCTCCTCG TTCCAGGagtctgccctgaggaagcaGTCCTTGTACCTGAAGTTCGACCCCCTCCTGAAGGACAGCCCGCTGCGTGTGGCTCCTGTGGCAGCCGCCACAGCCAG CATCCCTGACGCCGGCCAGCCTTCCACAGCAGAGCCACCCCCTGCCAGGCTGGTGGAGCTGGACTTCTTGGGAGCCCTGGACGCCCCCATGAGTGCCCTCCCTTCGGGCCCTGCCGCCTGCCTCCTGCCCCCGCCCAGCGGGCCCATCGTGGACGTGCTGCGGTACAGCCAGGAGGACCTGGACGCCGCG GTGAGAGCCACGCAGCTGGAGAACCAGGAGCTGAAGGGCAGGTGTGAGGAGCTCGAGGAGAAGAACCAGGAGATGGG CTTCCTCCTCTGCAGGAAGATCATGGACGAGTTCGAAGGCATCGCACACCAGCTCATGG AGGATGCCCAGAAACAGAAGGAGCACGTCAAGGCCGAGATCCAGACGGTCCTGAAGGAGAAGGACCAGCTGGCTGCAGACTTGAATTCCATGGAGAAGTCCTTCTCCGACCTCTTCAAGCGGTTTGAGAAGCAGAAGGAGGTGATCGAGGGCTACCGCAAG AACGAAGCATCACTGAAGAAGTGCGTGGAGGACTACATCCTGCGCGTGGAGAAGGAGGAGCAGCGCTACCAGGCTCTGAAGACGCACGCGGAGGAGAAGCTCCGGCT GGCCAACGAGGAGCTGGCACAGGTCTGCAGCAAGGCCCAGGCCGAGGCGCTGGCCCTCCAGGCGAGCCTGCGGAGGGAGCAGATGCGCGGCCAGTCACTGGAGAGGACCGTGGAGCAGAAG aCGAAAGAAAACGAGGAGCTCACCAGGATCTGTGATGACCTGATTTTGAAGATGGGGAGGATCTGA
- the TACC3 gene encoding transforming acidic coiled-coil-containing protein 3 isoform X3: MSLQILNDENVTCDKATEICDFLFSPPELTGKSSVLRLSQKENVPPKSIARAMKVTFQTPLRDPQTHRILSPSMTSKLEAPFTLDETVGLANSHRDWTQRDDQQLTRDTDARPDYGGQQQAMASAVSPTEATEPAGSGGPQAPGSTPLSDGAATWVLEGPKNLTTSPGCVPGSPERAVEESICSHSLDKSITCTSENLEGCARTVSLEGAERSSDCPVSSTVTALPSGGQQRETIPADPSSETPAFPEDTCTHQEGEQRPPASAADNTETPSSAAQQEEGSGPTAASPQSEPVRLEIDFSDHPGGRKAPVPQRLGKKPRHKPPARRPESRQEKSSRKAGEEGAPQGSYNLDWDKLDDPNFSRFGGGPQCVGGEAQPPPAAKQRSAEPADAGDTAPTQQEVPVAADYTPMFQVVEEALCAAGKEESVGLPGSELPASPAKLLPQPTEQGPASDLAMETFRDPMEVLGTSAEVDYLEQFGTSSFQESALRKQSLYLKFDPLLKDSPLRVAPVAAATARLVELDFLGALDAPMSALPSGPAACLLPPPSGPIVDVLRYSQEDLDAAVRATQLENQELKGRCEELEEKNQEMGFLLCRKIMDEFEGIAHQLMEDAQKQKEHVKAEIQTVLKEKDQLAADLNSMEKSFSDLFKRFEKQKEVIEGYRKNEASLKKCVEDYILRVEKEEQRYQALKTHAEEKLRLANEELAQVCSKAQAEALALQASLRREQMRGQSLERTVEQKTKENEELTRICDDLILKMGRI; the protein is encoded by the exons ATGAGTCTGCAGATCTTAAATGATGAAAACGTCACTTGTGACAAAGCCACCGAAATTTGTGACTTCCTCTTTTCACCCCCGGAACTAACCGGAAAGTCGTCTGTCCTTCGTCTgtcacagaaagaaaatgtgcCACCCAAGAGCATAGCCAGAGCTATGAAG GTAACTTTTCAAACGCCTCTGCGGGATCCACAGACACACAGGATTTTAAGTCCTAGTATGACCAGTAAACTAGAAGCTCCTTTTACTCTGGACGAGACTGTTGGATTGGCAAACTCTCACCGTGACTGGACACAAAGAGATGA CCAACAGCTGACCCGGGACACGGATGCCAGACCTGATTACGGGGGCCAGCAGCAAGCCATGGCCAGCGCAGTCTCTCCCACGGAGGCCACAGAGCCAGCTGGAAGTGGCGGCCCCCAGGCCCCCGGCAGCACACCTCTCAGTGATGGGGCAGCTACGTGGGTCCTGGAGGGACCTAAAAACCTAACGACATCTCCAGGATGCGTGCCTGGCAGCCCCGAGAGAGCCGTGGAGGAAAGCATTTGTTCTCATTCTTTAGATAAAAGTATTACATGCACTTCTGAAAACCTGGAAGGCTGTGCCAGGACAGTGTCCCTGGAAGGTGCAGAGAGGAGCTCGGACTGCCCGGTCTCCTCAACCGTGACTGCTTTGCCTTCTGGGGGGCAGCAAAGGGAGACGATCCCTGCAGACCCGTCCAGTGAGACCCCAGCCTTTCCCGAGGACACGTGCACCCACCAGGAGGGTGAGCAGAGGCCACCAGCCAGCGCGGCGGACAACACCGAGACCCCCAGCTCCGCTGCTCAGCAGGAAGAGGGCTCTGGGCCCACGGCTGCCTCCCCACAGAGCGAGCCAGTCAGGTTGGAGATAGACTTCTCTGACCACCCTGGAGGCAGAAAGGCGCCTGTGCCGCAAAGGCTGGGGAAGAAGCCCAGGCACAAACCGCCTGCCCGGAGGCCGGAGTCGAGGCAGGAGAAGTCCTCCAGGAAGGCAGGCGAGGAAGGCGCACCCCAGGGCTCTTACAACCTGGACTGGGACAAGCTTGACGACCCCAACTTCAGTCGCTTCGGAGGGGGCCCCCAGTGTGTGGGTGGGGAGGCCCAGCCCCCTCCCGCGGCCAAGCAGCGGAGTGCTGAGCCCGCAGACGCGGGGGACACAGCCCCAACTCA GCAGGAGGTTCCAGTCGCGGCTGACTACACGCCCATGTTCCAGGTGGTAGAGGAGGCCCTGTGTGCTGCAGGCAAG GAGGAATCGGTGGGCCTCCCGGGCAGTGAGCTGCCAGCCTCACCCGCCAAGCTGCTGCCCCAGCCTACTGAGCAGGGGCCAGCCTCAGACCTGGCCATGGAGACATTCAGGGACCCCATGGAAG TTCTAGGCACGAGCGCCGAGGTGGACTACCTGGAGCAGTTTGGGACCTCCTCG TTCCAGGagtctgccctgaggaagcaGTCCTTGTACCTGAAGTTCGACCCCCTCCTGAAGGACAGCCCGCTGCGTGTGGCTCCTGTGGCAGCCGCCACAGCCAG GCTGGTGGAGCTGGACTTCTTGGGAGCCCTGGACGCCCCCATGAGTGCCCTCCCTTCGGGCCCTGCCGCCTGCCTCCTGCCCCCGCCCAGCGGGCCCATCGTGGACGTGCTGCGGTACAGCCAGGAGGACCTGGACGCCGCG GTGAGAGCCACGCAGCTGGAGAACCAGGAGCTGAAGGGCAGGTGTGAGGAGCTCGAGGAGAAGAACCAGGAGATGGG CTTCCTCCTCTGCAGGAAGATCATGGACGAGTTCGAAGGCATCGCACACCAGCTCATGG AGGATGCCCAGAAACAGAAGGAGCACGTCAAGGCCGAGATCCAGACGGTCCTGAAGGAGAAGGACCAGCTGGCTGCAGACTTGAATTCCATGGAGAAGTCCTTCTCCGACCTCTTCAAGCGGTTTGAGAAGCAGAAGGAGGTGATCGAGGGCTACCGCAAG AACGAAGCATCACTGAAGAAGTGCGTGGAGGACTACATCCTGCGCGTGGAGAAGGAGGAGCAGCGCTACCAGGCTCTGAAGACGCACGCGGAGGAGAAGCTCCGGCT GGCCAACGAGGAGCTGGCACAGGTCTGCAGCAAGGCCCAGGCCGAGGCGCTGGCCCTCCAGGCGAGCCTGCGGAGGGAGCAGATGCGCGGCCAGTCACTGGAGAGGACCGTGGAGCAGAAG aCGAAAGAAAACGAGGAGCTCACCAGGATCTGTGATGACCTGATTTTGAAGATGGGGAGGATCTGA